The genome window TTCTCCCAGTACAGAACCGATAAAATCTTTGGAGCCATTTAGAAAAGATTTATAGTCCAATGCTTTTTTTGATTGAAGCTGAAGCTGGGTCACTGCCAGTAGACCCTCACCAGTTTGTATCAGAATTCCTTCTTTTTTGTCCATACCTGCAACTGTACCGGCTTGAACTGCTCCAGAAGAAAAAAGGTTCCCTTCATAGGGTTTAGCCTCTAAAATATTCAGCCTTAAATTTTTCCAGAATGTGAAACCATGAGGCCAGGGTGTGTAGGCCCTGACAACACGATCCAACTGAACCGCCGAAAGTGACCAGTTAATCAAACCGTCATTTTTTCCAATAAGAGTGCAGAAAGTGGCCTTTTCATGGTCTTGTGGCCGCACTTCAACAGTTCCGTCTTCCATGCTATTAAGGACTTCCAGAAGGCAATCTGCTCCCTTGAGAGCCACACGTTCTGTCAAAGATGCCGTTGTTTCACGGTCATTCAAGAGCAGAGGAATTTGAAGAAGGATATCACCACTGTCCATTTCTTTGGCCAGAGTCT of Oceanispirochaeta crateris contains these proteins:
- a CDS encoding methionyl-tRNA formyltransferase translates to MEDGTVEVRPQDHEKATFCTLIGKNDGLINWSLSAVQLDRVVRAYTPWPHGFTFWKNLRLNILEAKPYEGNLFSSGAVQAGTVAGMDKKEGILIQTGEGLLAVTQLQLQSKKALDYKSFLNGSKDFIGSVLGEENDF